Proteins encoded by one window of Ovis canadensis isolate MfBH-ARS-UI-01 breed Bighorn chromosome 14, ARS-UI_OviCan_v2, whole genome shotgun sequence:
- the LOC138419757 gene encoding mitochondrial inner membrane m-AAA protease component AFG3L1-like isoform X2, with amino-acid sequence MSQRLVAAAGSRAVAGPLAVLWRCGLGPRGGRTFGAGVRALGTAQQRLQGIRFQQSALQIRLASVSQWLCSKPPKGTSEPKDAGPGADGGKRGGKRDDFAWWKRMQKGKVPWDDKDLRSLAVLGVDRLEVVNKQFVRVIPAPGTSLEKYAWFSIGSVDTFERNLETAQWELGIEPPNQTAVVYTTESDGTFLRSLVPTLLLIGIFLYAMRRGPMGAGRGGRGGGLFGIGETIAKIIKDDIGVRFADVAGCEEAKLEIMEFVNFLKNPKQYQDLGAKIPKGALLTGPPGTGKTLLAKATAGEAGVPFITVNGSEFLEMFVGVGPARVRDMFAMARKNAPCILFVDEIDAIGRKRGRGQFGAQSEQENTLNQLLVEMDGFNSTTNVVVLAGTNRPDVLDPALMRPGRLDRQIYIGPPDIKGRSSIFRVHLRPLKLDESLSKDALAKKLAALTPGFTGADISNVCNEAALIAARHLNPSVGEKHFEQAIERVIGGLEKKTQVLQPGEKMTVAYHEAGHAVVGWFLEHADPLLKVSIVPRGKGLGYAQCLPREQYLYTREQLFDRMCAMLGGRVAEQLFFGRVTTGAQDDLRKVTQSAYAQIVQFGMSEKLGQVSFDLPRPGEALVEKPFSEATAQLIDEEVRRLIGSAHARTLDLLTRCREQVDKVGRRLLEKEVLERADMVELLGPRPFAEKITYEELVEGTGGLEEDTALPEGLQGWRGEPAAGEPSLVPPPGEQPPEPPGSKLKHM; translated from the exons ATGTCGCAGCGGCTGGTGGCGGCGGCCGGCAGCAGGGCTGTGGCGGGGCCGCTCGCCGTGCTGTGGCGGTGCGGCCTTGGCCCACGAGGGGGCAGGACGTTCGGGGCAGGCGTGAGGGCGCTCGGAACCGCTCAGCAG CGTCTCCAGGGAATCCGCTTTCAGCAGTCGGCTCTGCAGATAAGACTGGCGTCAGTTTCCCAGTGGCTGTGTTCAAAACCACCCAAAG GAACTAGTGAACCAAAGGATGCTGGTCCTGGAGCGGAcggagggaagagaggaggaaagcGGGATGACTTTGCCTGGTGGAAACGAATGCAGAAG GGGAAGGTGCCCTGGGACGACAAGGATCTCCGCAGTCTGGCCGTGCTGGGG GTGGATCGGCTGGAAGTGGTGAATAAGCAGTTCGTGCGTGTTATTCCTGCCCCTGGGACATCACTTGAG AAGTATGCGTGGTTCAGCATTGGCAGTGTGGACACCTTCGAGCGCAACCTGGAGACCGCCCAATGGGAGCTAGGCATCGAGCCCCCCAACCAGACAGCAGTGGTCTACACCACCGAGAGTGATGG GACTTTCTTGCGAAGCCTGGTGCCCACCCTTCTCCTGATTGGCATCTTCCTCTATGCCATGAGGAGGGGTCCGATGGGGGCTGGGCGTGGTGGGCGAGGAGGGGGCCTCTTCGGCATTGGTGAGACAATAGCCAAGATCATCAAGGATGACATCGGTGTGCGGTTTGCAGACGTGGCTGGTTGCGAAGAAGCCAAGCTGGAGATCATGGAGTTTGTGAATTTCCTGAAGAACCCCAAACAGTACCAGGACCTTGGGGCCAAAATTCCAAAG GGAGCCCTGCTCACAGGTCCTCCCGGTACCGGCAAGACGCTTCTTGCCAAGGCAACCGCGGGGGAGGCTGGTGTTCCCTTCATCACCGTGAATGGGTCTGAGTTCCTGGAGATGTTTGTTGGTGTTGGCCCAGCTCGG GTTCGTGACATGTTCGCAATGGCCCGGAAAAACGCTCCCTGTATCTTGTTTGTGGACGAGATTGATGCAATTGGCCGGAAGCGTGGCCGCGGGCAGTTCGGAGCCCAGAGTGAGCAGGAGAACACCCTGAACCAGCTGCTTGTGGAGATGGACG GATTCAACTCTACCACGAATGTCGTTGTGCTGGCCGGCACCAACCGCCCTGACGTCCTTGACCCAGCCCTGATGCGGCCGGGCCGCCTCGACCGTCAGATTTACATTG GCCCCCCGGACATCAAAGGCAGGTCGTCTATCTTCAGGGTCCACCTGCGTCCACTCAAGTTGGACGAGAGCCTCAGCAAGGATGCCCTGGCGAAGAAGCTTGCGGCCCTCACTCCAGGCTTCACAG GTGCTGATATTTCTAATGTTTGCAACGAAGCCGCCCTGATCGCCGCCCGCCACCTGAACCCCTCTGTTGGGGAGAAGCACTTCGAGCAGGCCATCGAGAGGGTCATTGGAG GCCTTGAGAAGAAGACACAGGTCTTGCAGCCCGGCGAGAAGATGACGGTGGCCTACCACGAGGCTGGCCATGCGGTGGTGGGCTGGTTCCTGGAACACGCAGACCCCCTGCTCAAG GTGTCCATCGTCCCCCGGGGCAAGGGACTTGGCTATGCCCAGTGCCTGCCCAGGGAGCAGTACCTGTACACACGGGAGCAGCTCTTTGACCGCATGTGCGCCATGCTGGGCGGCCGCGTGGCTGAGCAGCTGTTCTTCGGGCGGGTCACCACGGGGGCCCAGGACGACCTGAGGAAGGTCACCCAGAGCGCCTATGCCCAG ATCGTGCAGTTCGGGATGAGCGAGAAGTTGGGCCAGGTGTCCTTCGATCTCCCACGGCCAGGCGAGGCGCTGGTGGAGAAGCCGTTCAGCGAGGCCACGGCCCAGCTCATAGATGAGGAGGTGCGGCGGCTCATTGGCTCCGCGCATGCGCGTACCCTGGACCTGCTCACACGCTGCCGCGAGCAGGTGGACAAG GTGGGCAGGCGGCTGCTGGAGAAGGAGGTGCTGGAGCGGGCCGACATGGTGGAGCTGCTTGGGCCACGGCCGTTTGCTGAGAAGATCACCTACGAGGAGCTTGTGGAAGGCACGGGcggcctggaggaggacacggcccTTCCCGAGGGTCTGCAGGGCTGGCGTGGGGAGCCCGCTGCAGGAGAGCCCAGCCTAGTGCCTCCGCCTGGAGAGCAGCCTCCAGAACCCCCAGGAAGCAAATTAAAGCACATGTAA
- the LOC138419757 gene encoding mitochondrial inner membrane m-AAA protease component AFG3L1-like isoform X1 has protein sequence MSQRLVAAAGSRAVAGPLAVLWRCGLGPRGGRTFGAGVRALGTAQQRLQGIRFQQSALQIRLASVSQWLCSKPPKGTSEPKDAGPGADGGKRGGKRDDFAWWKRMQKGKVPWDDKDLRSLAVLGAGVAAGFLYFYFRDSGKEITWKHFVQYYLARGLVDRLEVVNKQFVRVIPAPGTSLEKYAWFSIGSVDTFERNLETAQWELGIEPPNQTAVVYTTESDGTFLRSLVPTLLLIGIFLYAMRRGPMGAGRGGRGGGLFGIGETIAKIIKDDIGVRFADVAGCEEAKLEIMEFVNFLKNPKQYQDLGAKIPKGALLTGPPGTGKTLLAKATAGEAGVPFITVNGSEFLEMFVGVGPARVRDMFAMARKNAPCILFVDEIDAIGRKRGRGQFGAQSEQENTLNQLLVEMDGFNSTTNVVVLAGTNRPDVLDPALMRPGRLDRQIYIGPPDIKGRSSIFRVHLRPLKLDESLSKDALAKKLAALTPGFTGADISNVCNEAALIAARHLNPSVGEKHFEQAIERVIGGLEKKTQVLQPGEKMTVAYHEAGHAVVGWFLEHADPLLKVSIVPRGKGLGYAQCLPREQYLYTREQLFDRMCAMLGGRVAEQLFFGRVTTGAQDDLRKVTQSAYAQIVQFGMSEKLGQVSFDLPRPGEALVEKPFSEATAQLIDEEVRRLIGSAHARTLDLLTRCREQVDKVGRRLLEKEVLERADMVELLGPRPFAEKITYEELVEGTGGLEEDTALPEGLQGWRGEPAAGEPSLVPPPGEQPPEPPGSKLKHM, from the exons ATGTCGCAGCGGCTGGTGGCGGCGGCCGGCAGCAGGGCTGTGGCGGGGCCGCTCGCCGTGCTGTGGCGGTGCGGCCTTGGCCCACGAGGGGGCAGGACGTTCGGGGCAGGCGTGAGGGCGCTCGGAACCGCTCAGCAG CGTCTCCAGGGAATCCGCTTTCAGCAGTCGGCTCTGCAGATAAGACTGGCGTCAGTTTCCCAGTGGCTGTGTTCAAAACCACCCAAAG GAACTAGTGAACCAAAGGATGCTGGTCCTGGAGCGGAcggagggaagagaggaggaaagcGGGATGACTTTGCCTGGTGGAAACGAATGCAGAAG GGGAAGGTGCCCTGGGACGACAAGGATCTCCGCAGTCTGGCCGTGCTGGGGGCAGGTGTCGCTGCAGGATTTCTCTACTTCTATTTCCGAGATTCTGGGAAGGAAATCACTTGGAAGCACTTCGTGCAGTATTATCTGGCGAGAGGTCTG GTGGATCGGCTGGAAGTGGTGAATAAGCAGTTCGTGCGTGTTATTCCTGCCCCTGGGACATCACTTGAG AAGTATGCGTGGTTCAGCATTGGCAGTGTGGACACCTTCGAGCGCAACCTGGAGACCGCCCAATGGGAGCTAGGCATCGAGCCCCCCAACCAGACAGCAGTGGTCTACACCACCGAGAGTGATGG GACTTTCTTGCGAAGCCTGGTGCCCACCCTTCTCCTGATTGGCATCTTCCTCTATGCCATGAGGAGGGGTCCGATGGGGGCTGGGCGTGGTGGGCGAGGAGGGGGCCTCTTCGGCATTGGTGAGACAATAGCCAAGATCATCAAGGATGACATCGGTGTGCGGTTTGCAGACGTGGCTGGTTGCGAAGAAGCCAAGCTGGAGATCATGGAGTTTGTGAATTTCCTGAAGAACCCCAAACAGTACCAGGACCTTGGGGCCAAAATTCCAAAG GGAGCCCTGCTCACAGGTCCTCCCGGTACCGGCAAGACGCTTCTTGCCAAGGCAACCGCGGGGGAGGCTGGTGTTCCCTTCATCACCGTGAATGGGTCTGAGTTCCTGGAGATGTTTGTTGGTGTTGGCCCAGCTCGG GTTCGTGACATGTTCGCAATGGCCCGGAAAAACGCTCCCTGTATCTTGTTTGTGGACGAGATTGATGCAATTGGCCGGAAGCGTGGCCGCGGGCAGTTCGGAGCCCAGAGTGAGCAGGAGAACACCCTGAACCAGCTGCTTGTGGAGATGGACG GATTCAACTCTACCACGAATGTCGTTGTGCTGGCCGGCACCAACCGCCCTGACGTCCTTGACCCAGCCCTGATGCGGCCGGGCCGCCTCGACCGTCAGATTTACATTG GCCCCCCGGACATCAAAGGCAGGTCGTCTATCTTCAGGGTCCACCTGCGTCCACTCAAGTTGGACGAGAGCCTCAGCAAGGATGCCCTGGCGAAGAAGCTTGCGGCCCTCACTCCAGGCTTCACAG GTGCTGATATTTCTAATGTTTGCAACGAAGCCGCCCTGATCGCCGCCCGCCACCTGAACCCCTCTGTTGGGGAGAAGCACTTCGAGCAGGCCATCGAGAGGGTCATTGGAG GCCTTGAGAAGAAGACACAGGTCTTGCAGCCCGGCGAGAAGATGACGGTGGCCTACCACGAGGCTGGCCATGCGGTGGTGGGCTGGTTCCTGGAACACGCAGACCCCCTGCTCAAG GTGTCCATCGTCCCCCGGGGCAAGGGACTTGGCTATGCCCAGTGCCTGCCCAGGGAGCAGTACCTGTACACACGGGAGCAGCTCTTTGACCGCATGTGCGCCATGCTGGGCGGCCGCGTGGCTGAGCAGCTGTTCTTCGGGCGGGTCACCACGGGGGCCCAGGACGACCTGAGGAAGGTCACCCAGAGCGCCTATGCCCAG ATCGTGCAGTTCGGGATGAGCGAGAAGTTGGGCCAGGTGTCCTTCGATCTCCCACGGCCAGGCGAGGCGCTGGTGGAGAAGCCGTTCAGCGAGGCCACGGCCCAGCTCATAGATGAGGAGGTGCGGCGGCTCATTGGCTCCGCGCATGCGCGTACCCTGGACCTGCTCACACGCTGCCGCGAGCAGGTGGACAAG GTGGGCAGGCGGCTGCTGGAGAAGGAGGTGCTGGAGCGGGCCGACATGGTGGAGCTGCTTGGGCCACGGCCGTTTGCTGAGAAGATCACCTACGAGGAGCTTGTGGAAGGCACGGGcggcctggaggaggacacggcccTTCCCGAGGGTCTGCAGGGCTGGCGTGGGGAGCCCGCTGCAGGAGAGCCCAGCCTAGTGCCTCCGCCTGGAGAGCAGCCTCCAGAACCCCCAGGAAGCAAATTAAAGCACATGTAA
- the LOC138419757 gene encoding mitochondrial inner membrane m-AAA protease component AFG3L1-like isoform X3 translates to MLVLERTEGREEESGMTLPGGNECRRGRCPGTTRISAVWPCWGQVSLQDFSTSISEILGRKSLGSTSCSIIWREVDRLEVVNKQFVRVIPAPGTSLEKYAWFSIGSVDTFERNLETAQWELGIEPPNQTAVVYTTESDGTFLRSLVPTLLLIGIFLYAMRRGPMGAGRGGRGGGLFGIGETIAKIIKDDIGVRFADVAGCEEAKLEIMEFVNFLKNPKQYQDLGAKIPKGALLTGPPGTGKTLLAKATAGEAGVPFITVNGSEFLEMFVGVGPARVRDMFAMARKNAPCILFVDEIDAIGRKRGRGQFGAQSEQENTLNQLLVEMDGFNSTTNVVVLAGTNRPDVLDPALMRPGRLDRQIYIGPPDIKGRSSIFRVHLRPLKLDESLSKDALAKKLAALTPGFTGADISNVCNEAALIAARHLNPSVGEKHFEQAIERVIGGLEKKTQVLQPGEKMTVAYHEAGHAVVGWFLEHADPLLKVSIVPRGKGLGYAQCLPREQYLYTREQLFDRMCAMLGGRVAEQLFFGRVTTGAQDDLRKVTQSAYAQIVQFGMSEKLGQVSFDLPRPGEALVEKPFSEATAQLIDEEVRRLIGSAHARTLDLLTRCREQVDKVGRRLLEKEVLERADMVELLGPRPFAEKITYEELVEGTGGLEEDTALPEGLQGWRGEPAAGEPSLVPPPGEQPPEPPGSKLKHM, encoded by the exons ATGCTGGTCCTGGAGCGGAcggagggaagagaggaggaaagcGGGATGACTTTGCCTGGTGGAAACGAATGCAGAAG GGGAAGGTGCCCTGGGACGACAAGGATCTCCGCAGTCTGGCCGTGCTGGGGGCAGGTGTCGCTGCAGGATTTCTCTACTTCTATTTCCGAGATTCTGGGAAGGAAATCACTTGGAAGCACTTCGTGCAGTATTATCTGGCGAGAG GTGGATCGGCTGGAAGTGGTGAATAAGCAGTTCGTGCGTGTTATTCCTGCCCCTGGGACATCACTTGAG AAGTATGCGTGGTTCAGCATTGGCAGTGTGGACACCTTCGAGCGCAACCTGGAGACCGCCCAATGGGAGCTAGGCATCGAGCCCCCCAACCAGACAGCAGTGGTCTACACCACCGAGAGTGATGG GACTTTCTTGCGAAGCCTGGTGCCCACCCTTCTCCTGATTGGCATCTTCCTCTATGCCATGAGGAGGGGTCCGATGGGGGCTGGGCGTGGTGGGCGAGGAGGGGGCCTCTTCGGCATTGGTGAGACAATAGCCAAGATCATCAAGGATGACATCGGTGTGCGGTTTGCAGACGTGGCTGGTTGCGAAGAAGCCAAGCTGGAGATCATGGAGTTTGTGAATTTCCTGAAGAACCCCAAACAGTACCAGGACCTTGGGGCCAAAATTCCAAAG GGAGCCCTGCTCACAGGTCCTCCCGGTACCGGCAAGACGCTTCTTGCCAAGGCAACCGCGGGGGAGGCTGGTGTTCCCTTCATCACCGTGAATGGGTCTGAGTTCCTGGAGATGTTTGTTGGTGTTGGCCCAGCTCGG GTTCGTGACATGTTCGCAATGGCCCGGAAAAACGCTCCCTGTATCTTGTTTGTGGACGAGATTGATGCAATTGGCCGGAAGCGTGGCCGCGGGCAGTTCGGAGCCCAGAGTGAGCAGGAGAACACCCTGAACCAGCTGCTTGTGGAGATGGACG GATTCAACTCTACCACGAATGTCGTTGTGCTGGCCGGCACCAACCGCCCTGACGTCCTTGACCCAGCCCTGATGCGGCCGGGCCGCCTCGACCGTCAGATTTACATTG GCCCCCCGGACATCAAAGGCAGGTCGTCTATCTTCAGGGTCCACCTGCGTCCACTCAAGTTGGACGAGAGCCTCAGCAAGGATGCCCTGGCGAAGAAGCTTGCGGCCCTCACTCCAGGCTTCACAG GTGCTGATATTTCTAATGTTTGCAACGAAGCCGCCCTGATCGCCGCCCGCCACCTGAACCCCTCTGTTGGGGAGAAGCACTTCGAGCAGGCCATCGAGAGGGTCATTGGAG GCCTTGAGAAGAAGACACAGGTCTTGCAGCCCGGCGAGAAGATGACGGTGGCCTACCACGAGGCTGGCCATGCGGTGGTGGGCTGGTTCCTGGAACACGCAGACCCCCTGCTCAAG GTGTCCATCGTCCCCCGGGGCAAGGGACTTGGCTATGCCCAGTGCCTGCCCAGGGAGCAGTACCTGTACACACGGGAGCAGCTCTTTGACCGCATGTGCGCCATGCTGGGCGGCCGCGTGGCTGAGCAGCTGTTCTTCGGGCGGGTCACCACGGGGGCCCAGGACGACCTGAGGAAGGTCACCCAGAGCGCCTATGCCCAG ATCGTGCAGTTCGGGATGAGCGAGAAGTTGGGCCAGGTGTCCTTCGATCTCCCACGGCCAGGCGAGGCGCTGGTGGAGAAGCCGTTCAGCGAGGCCACGGCCCAGCTCATAGATGAGGAGGTGCGGCGGCTCATTGGCTCCGCGCATGCGCGTACCCTGGACCTGCTCACACGCTGCCGCGAGCAGGTGGACAAG GTGGGCAGGCGGCTGCTGGAGAAGGAGGTGCTGGAGCGGGCCGACATGGTGGAGCTGCTTGGGCCACGGCCGTTTGCTGAGAAGATCACCTACGAGGAGCTTGTGGAAGGCACGGGcggcctggaggaggacacggcccTTCCCGAGGGTCTGCAGGGCTGGCGTGGGGAGCCCGCTGCAGGAGAGCCCAGCCTAGTGCCTCCGCCTGGAGAGCAGCCTCCAGAACCCCCAGGAAGCAAATTAAAGCACATGTAA
- the LOC138419757 gene encoding mitochondrial inner membrane m-AAA protease component AFG3L1-like isoform X4, translating to MQKGKVPWDDKDLRSLAVLGAGVAAGFLYFYFRDSGKEITWKHFVQYYLARGLVDRLEVVNKQFVRVIPAPGTSLEKYAWFSIGSVDTFERNLETAQWELGIEPPNQTAVVYTTESDGTFLRSLVPTLLLIGIFLYAMRRGPMGAGRGGRGGGLFGIGETIAKIIKDDIGVRFADVAGCEEAKLEIMEFVNFLKNPKQYQDLGAKIPKGALLTGPPGTGKTLLAKATAGEAGVPFITVNGSEFLEMFVGVGPARVRDMFAMARKNAPCILFVDEIDAIGRKRGRGQFGAQSEQENTLNQLLVEMDGFNSTTNVVVLAGTNRPDVLDPALMRPGRLDRQIYIGPPDIKGRSSIFRVHLRPLKLDESLSKDALAKKLAALTPGFTGADISNVCNEAALIAARHLNPSVGEKHFEQAIERVIGGLEKKTQVLQPGEKMTVAYHEAGHAVVGWFLEHADPLLKVSIVPRGKGLGYAQCLPREQYLYTREQLFDRMCAMLGGRVAEQLFFGRVTTGAQDDLRKVTQSAYAQIVQFGMSEKLGQVSFDLPRPGEALVEKPFSEATAQLIDEEVRRLIGSAHARTLDLLTRCREQVDKVGRRLLEKEVLERADMVELLGPRPFAEKITYEELVEGTGGLEEDTALPEGLQGWRGEPAAGEPSLVPPPGEQPPEPPGSKLKHM from the exons ATGCAGAAG GGGAAGGTGCCCTGGGACGACAAGGATCTCCGCAGTCTGGCCGTGCTGGGGGCAGGTGTCGCTGCAGGATTTCTCTACTTCTATTTCCGAGATTCTGGGAAGGAAATCACTTGGAAGCACTTCGTGCAGTATTATCTGGCGAGAGGTCTG GTGGATCGGCTGGAAGTGGTGAATAAGCAGTTCGTGCGTGTTATTCCTGCCCCTGGGACATCACTTGAG AAGTATGCGTGGTTCAGCATTGGCAGTGTGGACACCTTCGAGCGCAACCTGGAGACCGCCCAATGGGAGCTAGGCATCGAGCCCCCCAACCAGACAGCAGTGGTCTACACCACCGAGAGTGATGG GACTTTCTTGCGAAGCCTGGTGCCCACCCTTCTCCTGATTGGCATCTTCCTCTATGCCATGAGGAGGGGTCCGATGGGGGCTGGGCGTGGTGGGCGAGGAGGGGGCCTCTTCGGCATTGGTGAGACAATAGCCAAGATCATCAAGGATGACATCGGTGTGCGGTTTGCAGACGTGGCTGGTTGCGAAGAAGCCAAGCTGGAGATCATGGAGTTTGTGAATTTCCTGAAGAACCCCAAACAGTACCAGGACCTTGGGGCCAAAATTCCAAAG GGAGCCCTGCTCACAGGTCCTCCCGGTACCGGCAAGACGCTTCTTGCCAAGGCAACCGCGGGGGAGGCTGGTGTTCCCTTCATCACCGTGAATGGGTCTGAGTTCCTGGAGATGTTTGTTGGTGTTGGCCCAGCTCGG GTTCGTGACATGTTCGCAATGGCCCGGAAAAACGCTCCCTGTATCTTGTTTGTGGACGAGATTGATGCAATTGGCCGGAAGCGTGGCCGCGGGCAGTTCGGAGCCCAGAGTGAGCAGGAGAACACCCTGAACCAGCTGCTTGTGGAGATGGACG GATTCAACTCTACCACGAATGTCGTTGTGCTGGCCGGCACCAACCGCCCTGACGTCCTTGACCCAGCCCTGATGCGGCCGGGCCGCCTCGACCGTCAGATTTACATTG GCCCCCCGGACATCAAAGGCAGGTCGTCTATCTTCAGGGTCCACCTGCGTCCACTCAAGTTGGACGAGAGCCTCAGCAAGGATGCCCTGGCGAAGAAGCTTGCGGCCCTCACTCCAGGCTTCACAG GTGCTGATATTTCTAATGTTTGCAACGAAGCCGCCCTGATCGCCGCCCGCCACCTGAACCCCTCTGTTGGGGAGAAGCACTTCGAGCAGGCCATCGAGAGGGTCATTGGAG GCCTTGAGAAGAAGACACAGGTCTTGCAGCCCGGCGAGAAGATGACGGTGGCCTACCACGAGGCTGGCCATGCGGTGGTGGGCTGGTTCCTGGAACACGCAGACCCCCTGCTCAAG GTGTCCATCGTCCCCCGGGGCAAGGGACTTGGCTATGCCCAGTGCCTGCCCAGGGAGCAGTACCTGTACACACGGGAGCAGCTCTTTGACCGCATGTGCGCCATGCTGGGCGGCCGCGTGGCTGAGCAGCTGTTCTTCGGGCGGGTCACCACGGGGGCCCAGGACGACCTGAGGAAGGTCACCCAGAGCGCCTATGCCCAG ATCGTGCAGTTCGGGATGAGCGAGAAGTTGGGCCAGGTGTCCTTCGATCTCCCACGGCCAGGCGAGGCGCTGGTGGAGAAGCCGTTCAGCGAGGCCACGGCCCAGCTCATAGATGAGGAGGTGCGGCGGCTCATTGGCTCCGCGCATGCGCGTACCCTGGACCTGCTCACACGCTGCCGCGAGCAGGTGGACAAG GTGGGCAGGCGGCTGCTGGAGAAGGAGGTGCTGGAGCGGGCCGACATGGTGGAGCTGCTTGGGCCACGGCCGTTTGCTGAGAAGATCACCTACGAGGAGCTTGTGGAAGGCACGGGcggcctggaggaggacacggcccTTCCCGAGGGTCTGCAGGGCTGGCGTGGGGAGCCCGCTGCAGGAGAGCCCAGCCTAGTGCCTCCGCCTGGAGAGCAGCCTCCAGAACCCCCAGGAAGCAAATTAAAGCACATGTAA
- the LOC138419757 gene encoding mitochondrial inner membrane m-AAA protease component AFG3L1-like isoform X5 has protein sequence MQKGKVPWDDKDLRSLAVLGVDRLEVVNKQFVRVIPAPGTSLEKYAWFSIGSVDTFERNLETAQWELGIEPPNQTAVVYTTESDGTFLRSLVPTLLLIGIFLYAMRRGPMGAGRGGRGGGLFGIGETIAKIIKDDIGVRFADVAGCEEAKLEIMEFVNFLKNPKQYQDLGAKIPKGALLTGPPGTGKTLLAKATAGEAGVPFITVNGSEFLEMFVGVGPARVRDMFAMARKNAPCILFVDEIDAIGRKRGRGQFGAQSEQENTLNQLLVEMDGFNSTTNVVVLAGTNRPDVLDPALMRPGRLDRQIYIGPPDIKGRSSIFRVHLRPLKLDESLSKDALAKKLAALTPGFTGADISNVCNEAALIAARHLNPSVGEKHFEQAIERVIGGLEKKTQVLQPGEKMTVAYHEAGHAVVGWFLEHADPLLKVSIVPRGKGLGYAQCLPREQYLYTREQLFDRMCAMLGGRVAEQLFFGRVTTGAQDDLRKVTQSAYAQIVQFGMSEKLGQVSFDLPRPGEALVEKPFSEATAQLIDEEVRRLIGSAHARTLDLLTRCREQVDKVGRRLLEKEVLERADMVELLGPRPFAEKITYEELVEGTGGLEEDTALPEGLQGWRGEPAAGEPSLVPPPGEQPPEPPGSKLKHM, from the exons ATGCAGAAG GGGAAGGTGCCCTGGGACGACAAGGATCTCCGCAGTCTGGCCGTGCTGGGG GTGGATCGGCTGGAAGTGGTGAATAAGCAGTTCGTGCGTGTTATTCCTGCCCCTGGGACATCACTTGAG AAGTATGCGTGGTTCAGCATTGGCAGTGTGGACACCTTCGAGCGCAACCTGGAGACCGCCCAATGGGAGCTAGGCATCGAGCCCCCCAACCAGACAGCAGTGGTCTACACCACCGAGAGTGATGG GACTTTCTTGCGAAGCCTGGTGCCCACCCTTCTCCTGATTGGCATCTTCCTCTATGCCATGAGGAGGGGTCCGATGGGGGCTGGGCGTGGTGGGCGAGGAGGGGGCCTCTTCGGCATTGGTGAGACAATAGCCAAGATCATCAAGGATGACATCGGTGTGCGGTTTGCAGACGTGGCTGGTTGCGAAGAAGCCAAGCTGGAGATCATGGAGTTTGTGAATTTCCTGAAGAACCCCAAACAGTACCAGGACCTTGGGGCCAAAATTCCAAAG GGAGCCCTGCTCACAGGTCCTCCCGGTACCGGCAAGACGCTTCTTGCCAAGGCAACCGCGGGGGAGGCTGGTGTTCCCTTCATCACCGTGAATGGGTCTGAGTTCCTGGAGATGTTTGTTGGTGTTGGCCCAGCTCGG GTTCGTGACATGTTCGCAATGGCCCGGAAAAACGCTCCCTGTATCTTGTTTGTGGACGAGATTGATGCAATTGGCCGGAAGCGTGGCCGCGGGCAGTTCGGAGCCCAGAGTGAGCAGGAGAACACCCTGAACCAGCTGCTTGTGGAGATGGACG GATTCAACTCTACCACGAATGTCGTTGTGCTGGCCGGCACCAACCGCCCTGACGTCCTTGACCCAGCCCTGATGCGGCCGGGCCGCCTCGACCGTCAGATTTACATTG GCCCCCCGGACATCAAAGGCAGGTCGTCTATCTTCAGGGTCCACCTGCGTCCACTCAAGTTGGACGAGAGCCTCAGCAAGGATGCCCTGGCGAAGAAGCTTGCGGCCCTCACTCCAGGCTTCACAG GTGCTGATATTTCTAATGTTTGCAACGAAGCCGCCCTGATCGCCGCCCGCCACCTGAACCCCTCTGTTGGGGAGAAGCACTTCGAGCAGGCCATCGAGAGGGTCATTGGAG GCCTTGAGAAGAAGACACAGGTCTTGCAGCCCGGCGAGAAGATGACGGTGGCCTACCACGAGGCTGGCCATGCGGTGGTGGGCTGGTTCCTGGAACACGCAGACCCCCTGCTCAAG GTGTCCATCGTCCCCCGGGGCAAGGGACTTGGCTATGCCCAGTGCCTGCCCAGGGAGCAGTACCTGTACACACGGGAGCAGCTCTTTGACCGCATGTGCGCCATGCTGGGCGGCCGCGTGGCTGAGCAGCTGTTCTTCGGGCGGGTCACCACGGGGGCCCAGGACGACCTGAGGAAGGTCACCCAGAGCGCCTATGCCCAG ATCGTGCAGTTCGGGATGAGCGAGAAGTTGGGCCAGGTGTCCTTCGATCTCCCACGGCCAGGCGAGGCGCTGGTGGAGAAGCCGTTCAGCGAGGCCACGGCCCAGCTCATAGATGAGGAGGTGCGGCGGCTCATTGGCTCCGCGCATGCGCGTACCCTGGACCTGCTCACACGCTGCCGCGAGCAGGTGGACAAG GTGGGCAGGCGGCTGCTGGAGAAGGAGGTGCTGGAGCGGGCCGACATGGTGGAGCTGCTTGGGCCACGGCCGTTTGCTGAGAAGATCACCTACGAGGAGCTTGTGGAAGGCACGGGcggcctggaggaggacacggcccTTCCCGAGGGTCTGCAGGGCTGGCGTGGGGAGCCCGCTGCAGGAGAGCCCAGCCTAGTGCCTCCGCCTGGAGAGCAGCCTCCAGAACCCCCAGGAAGCAAATTAAAGCACATGTAA